A DNA window from Stutzerimonas stutzeri contains the following coding sequences:
- a CDS encoding PilZ domain-containing protein, which produces MSENPSDRRRFQRIEFDAATELVQGDRRWPVELHDLSLKGLLVRRPEGWDADAGQPFEARVRLADDAEVRMEVAMTHEEGDLIGFVCQHIDLDSIAHLRRLVELNLGDEALLERELAALGGE; this is translated from the coding sequence ATGAGTGAAAACCCAAGTGACCGCCGACGCTTCCAGCGCATCGAGTTCGACGCTGCGACCGAGCTGGTTCAGGGCGACCGCCGCTGGCCGGTTGAACTGCATGACCTGTCGCTGAAAGGCCTGCTGGTTCGCCGCCCGGAAGGCTGGGATGCCGACGCGGGGCAGCCGTTCGAGGCGCGTGTGCGGCTTGCCGACGATGCCGAGGTGCGCATGGAAGTGGCGATGACCCACGAAGAGGGCGATCTGATCGGTTTCGTCTGCCAGCACATCGATCTTGATTCGATCGCCCATCTGCGCCGTCTGGTCGAACTCAATCTGGGCGATGAAGCCCTGCTCGAACGTGAGTTGGCGGCATTGGGCGGCGAGTAG
- a CDS encoding methyltransferase family protein codes for MFKRATGVILPPPVIYLLFLAAAWLLESIMSIALPHGIWTDYFGWGLIDAGILLMLWAGLLMLWRKTTVNPYGKPARLLEEGPFRFSRNPIYLADSLIYCGIALLWGSLWPWLLLPGLIYSMQRGVIVHEERLLTQLFGTDYRAYCGRVRRWL; via the coding sequence ATGTTCAAGCGCGCCACTGGAGTGATTCTGCCGCCGCCAGTCATTTACCTACTGTTTCTTGCGGCGGCCTGGTTGCTCGAATCGATAATGTCGATCGCGCTTCCGCACGGCATCTGGACGGATTACTTCGGCTGGGGGCTGATCGACGCGGGAATCCTGCTGATGCTCTGGGCCGGATTGCTCATGCTCTGGCGCAAGACCACGGTCAATCCTTACGGCAAGCCCGCCCGGCTGCTGGAAGAGGGGCCGTTTCGCTTCTCGCGCAACCCGATCTACCTGGCCGACAGCCTGATCTACTGCGGTATCGCGCTGCTGTGGGGCAGTTTGTGGCCGTGGCTGTTGTTGCCTGGGCTGATCTACAGCATGCAGCGTGGCGTGATTGTGCACGAGGAACGCCTGCTTACCCAGCTGTTCGGTACTGACTACCGGGCCTACTGTGGACGTGTCCGGCGCTGGTTGTGA
- the glyA gene encoding serine hydroxymethyltransferase gives MFSRDLTLARFDADLFAAMEQEAKRQEDHIELIASENYTSPAVMEAQGSVLTNKYAEGYPGKRYYGGCEYVDVVEQLAIDRAKELFGADYANVQPHAGSQANSAVYLALLQAGDTILGMSLAHGGHLTHGASVSSSGKLYNAVQYGINDQGLIDYDEVERLAVEHKPKMIVAGFSAYSQKLDFPRFREIADKVGAYLFVDMAHVAGLVAAGVYPNPVPFADVVTTTTHKTLRGPRGGLILARANAEIEKKLNSAVFPGAQGGPLEHVIAAKAVCFKEALQPEFKTYQQQVVKNAQAMADVFIQRGFDVVSGGTQNHLFLLSLIKQDITGKDADAALGNAHITVNKNSVPNDPRSPFVTSGLRIGTPAVTTRGFGETECRDLAGWICDILDNMGDESVIEAVRAKVEAVCAKFPVYGN, from the coding sequence ATGTTCAGCCGTGATTTGACCCTCGCCCGTTTCGACGCCGATCTGTTTGCTGCCATGGAGCAGGAAGCCAAGCGTCAGGAAGACCACATCGAGCTGATCGCCTCGGAGAACTACACCAGCCCGGCGGTGATGGAAGCCCAGGGTTCGGTATTGACCAACAAGTACGCCGAAGGCTATCCGGGCAAGCGCTACTACGGCGGTTGCGAGTACGTCGATGTGGTCGAGCAGCTGGCCATCGACCGTGCCAAGGAACTGTTCGGCGCCGACTATGCCAACGTCCAGCCGCACGCCGGTTCGCAGGCGAACAGCGCCGTTTACCTCGCCCTGCTGCAGGCCGGTGACACCATTCTCGGCATGAGCCTGGCCCACGGCGGTCACCTGACCCACGGCGCCAGCGTTTCCTCCTCCGGCAAGCTGTACAACGCCGTGCAGTACGGCATCAACGACCAAGGTCTGATCGACTATGACGAAGTCGAGCGCCTGGCCGTCGAGCACAAGCCGAAGATGATCGTCGCCGGTTTCTCTGCCTACTCGCAGAAGCTGGATTTCCCGCGTTTCCGTGAAATCGCCGACAAGGTCGGTGCCTACCTGTTCGTCGACATGGCCCACGTGGCCGGTCTGGTCGCCGCTGGCGTCTACCCGAACCCGGTTCCGTTTGCTGACGTGGTCACCACTACCACGCACAAGACCCTCCGCGGCCCGCGCGGCGGCCTGATCCTGGCGCGTGCCAACGCCGAGATCGAGAAGAAGCTGAACTCCGCGGTGTTCCCCGGTGCCCAGGGCGGCCCGCTGGAACATGTCATCGCCGCCAAGGCAGTGTGCTTCAAGGAAGCGCTGCAGCCCGAGTTCAAGACCTACCAGCAACAGGTCGTGAAGAATGCCCAAGCCATGGCGGACGTGTTCATCCAGCGCGGCTTCGACGTGGTGTCCGGTGGCACCCAGAACCACCTGTTCCTGCTCAGCCTGATCAAGCAGGACATCACCGGTAAGGACGCCGATGCGGCGCTGGGCAACGCCCACATCACTGTGAACAAGAACAGCGTGCCGAACGATCCGCGTTCCCCGTTCGTGACCTCTGGTCTGCGTATCGGTACTCCGGCCGTCACCACCCGTGGCTTCGGCGAGACCGAGTGCCGTGACCTGGCTGGCTGGATCTGCGACATTCTCGACAACATGGGCGACGAGTCGGTAATCGAAGCGGTCCGCGCCAAGGTCGAAGCGGTCTGCGCCAAGTTCCCGGTATACGGCAACTAA
- the ettA gene encoding energy-dependent translational throttle protein EttA, producing the protein MAQYVYTMHRLSKVVPPKREILKNISLSFFPGAKIGVLGLNGAGKSTLLRIMAGVDTEFDGEARAMPGINVGYLPQEPQLDPEKTVREIVEEAVGVIKDAQARLDAVYAAYAEPDADFDALAAEQAKLEAILQASDGHNLERQLEVAADALRLPAWDAKVEHLSGGEKRRVALCRLLLSAPDMLLLDEPTNHLDADSVAWLERFLHDFPGTVVAITHDRYFLDNVAGWILELDRGAGIPYEGNYSGWLEAKSSRLAQESKQQSAHEKAMKEELEWVRKGAKARQSKSKARLQRFEEMQSQEFQKRAETNEIYIPAGPRLGDKVIDFNNVTKGYGDRVLVEDLSFSVPKGAIVGVIGGNGAGKSTLFRMLMGKETPDSGSIEIGDTVQLACVDQSRDDLDGGKTVWEAVSDGLDQIKIGNYEVPSRGYVGRFNFKGADQQKFVKDLSGGERGRLHLALTLKQGANTLLLDEPSNDLDVETLRSLEEALLDFPGSAIVISHDRWFLDRVATHILSYEDDGVVFFEGNYTEYEADRKKRLGDAASQPHRVRYKKLAQ; encoded by the coding sequence ATGGCTCAATACGTCTATACCATGCACCGGCTGAGCAAGGTCGTTCCGCCGAAGCGTGAGATTCTCAAGAACATCTCGCTGTCGTTCTTCCCAGGCGCCAAGATCGGTGTCCTCGGCCTGAACGGCGCCGGTAAATCCACCCTGCTGCGCATCATGGCCGGCGTCGACACTGAATTCGACGGTGAAGCCCGCGCAATGCCCGGCATCAATGTCGGCTACCTGCCGCAGGAGCCGCAGCTCGACCCGGAAAAGACCGTCCGCGAGATCGTCGAGGAAGCGGTTGGCGTGATCAAGGACGCCCAGGCACGTCTGGATGCCGTCTACGCCGCTTATGCCGAGCCCGATGCCGACTTCGATGCGCTGGCTGCCGAACAGGCCAAGCTCGAGGCCATTCTGCAAGCTTCCGACGGCCACAACCTGGAGCGCCAGCTGGAAGTCGCTGCCGACGCTCTGCGCCTGCCGGCCTGGGACGCCAAGGTCGAGCACCTTTCCGGTGGTGAAAAGCGCCGCGTGGCCCTGTGCCGGCTGCTGCTGTCCGCCCCGGACATGTTGCTGCTCGACGAGCCGACCAACCACCTGGACGCCGATTCCGTCGCCTGGCTGGAGCGTTTCCTCCACGACTTCCCAGGCACCGTGGTAGCGATTACCCACGACCGTTACTTCCTCGACAATGTAGCCGGCTGGATTCTCGAACTCGACCGCGGCGCGGGCATCCCGTACGAAGGCAACTATTCCGGCTGGCTGGAGGCGAAATCGTCCCGCCTGGCGCAGGAATCCAAGCAGCAGTCGGCCCATGAAAAGGCCATGAAGGAAGAACTGGAATGGGTGCGCAAAGGCGCAAAAGCCCGCCAGTCCAAGTCCAAGGCTCGCTTGCAGCGCTTCGAGGAAATGCAGTCGCAGGAATTCCAGAAGCGCGCCGAGACCAACGAGATCTACATCCCGGCCGGGCCGCGCCTGGGCGACAAGGTCATCGATTTCAATAACGTCACCAAGGGCTACGGCGACCGCGTACTGGTCGAAGATCTGTCATTCAGTGTGCCCAAGGGCGCCATCGTCGGTGTGATCGGTGGTAACGGTGCAGGTAAGTCGACGCTGTTCCGCATGCTGATGGGCAAGGAAACCCCGGATTCCGGCAGCATCGAAATCGGCGACACCGTGCAGCTGGCGTGCGTGGATCAGAGCCGTGACGATCTGGATGGTGGCAAGACGGTCTGGGAAGCAGTGTCCGATGGACTGGACCAGATCAAGATCGGCAACTACGAGGTGCCGTCGCGCGGTTACGTCGGGCGCTTCAACTTCAAGGGCGCCGACCAGCAGAAGTTCGTCAAGGACCTTTCCGGTGGTGAACGGGGACGCCTGCACCTGGCGCTCACGCTCAAGCAGGGCGCCAACACGCTGTTGCTCGACGAACCGTCCAACGACCTCGACGTGGAAACCCTCCGCTCGCTGGAAGAGGCACTGCTGGACTTCCCCGGCTCAGCCATCGTGATTTCCCACGACCGCTGGTTCCTCGACCGCGTCGCCACGCACATCCTGTCCTACGAGGACGACGGCGTGGTGTTCTTCGAAGGCAACTACACCGAGTACGAAGCCGATCGTAAGAAGCGCCTCGGCGACGCCGCCTCCCAGCCACACCGAGTCAGGTACAAGAAGCTGGCACAGTAA
- the siaA gene encoding biofilm regulation protein phosphatase SiaA (SiaB is a threonine kinase acting on SiaC; SiaA is the matching phosphatase.) produces the protein MAALGLRGKSLLALLFSCLLAFVFAGFIGREALLGVQSRFGEAYARNVVQLNRERLFAPVSRELALAQRLAASQLTLAWLDDEQSPTKRATFFKEAAGYQQAFGDHAYFAASAQSNSYYSNGPGQTPSDVPRYVMSADNSRDEWFFQTLQSRTPYAINVDRSVVTGELKVWFNVQVRDGDRRLGLVGSGISLQAFLDDFIEANKVGVESMVLDAYGSILVHPNQNLVTLNAETARGRSLSTSILGLLDDLSAASAVRRAMAESRENPGTVATLRVTLDGAPRLLALSWIPELQWFVASSVDLGTAQVVEVRPLLPAIGLFLVLFLLLIGGGAWLVEKRVLKPLRQLRRSAQALAAGQYDAPLPLHRQDEIGELSAAFGAMAQQVRSHTNELENRVRERTRDLEQANLEMAAAHKKIDDSIDYASLIQRSILPNRQLVSALGDRHAVLWRPRDVVGGDFYVYRADEHGCLFGVVDCAGHGVPGALMTMLAHAAIDQALGATGVEDPAAALSRTDSIVRSMLREERDSHALATNMDIGLAYVDLRQRKVHYSGAKIALYYCDGEEVHEIKAARRAIGDKRIGEYRNTSVELQPGRTFYMTTDGFLDQAGGDEGYGFGNSRFASMIREHARLPLADQGEAFSLALARYQGEFPQRDDITMLCFRFD, from the coding sequence ATGGCGGCACTTGGACTGCGCGGCAAATCACTGCTGGCCCTGTTGTTCAGCTGCCTTCTCGCTTTCGTCTTTGCCGGTTTCATTGGTCGTGAAGCACTGCTCGGCGTACAAAGCCGCTTCGGCGAAGCCTATGCCCGCAATGTGGTGCAGCTTAACCGCGAGCGCCTGTTCGCCCCGGTTTCGCGCGAACTGGCGCTTGCCCAGCGGCTTGCCGCCTCGCAGCTGACATTGGCCTGGCTGGATGACGAGCAGAGCCCGACCAAGCGCGCCACTTTCTTCAAGGAAGCGGCCGGCTATCAACAAGCATTCGGCGATCACGCCTACTTCGCCGCCTCGGCGCAGAGCAACAGCTACTACTCCAACGGGCCGGGCCAGACACCCTCCGACGTCCCTCGCTATGTTATGAGCGCGGACAACTCGCGTGACGAGTGGTTTTTCCAGACGCTACAAAGCAGAACCCCCTACGCCATTAACGTCGACCGCTCCGTGGTCACTGGCGAACTCAAAGTCTGGTTCAACGTACAGGTGCGCGACGGCGACCGCCGCCTTGGCCTGGTCGGCTCCGGCATCAGCCTGCAAGCGTTCCTCGACGACTTCATCGAGGCCAACAAGGTCGGTGTCGAGTCGATGGTGCTCGACGCCTACGGCTCCATCCTTGTGCATCCTAATCAGAACCTGGTCACCCTGAACGCAGAAACCGCTCGCGGACGCTCTCTGTCGACCAGCATCCTCGGCCTGCTAGACGACCTCAGCGCGGCTTCGGCGGTACGTCGGGCCATGGCCGAGAGCCGCGAGAACCCAGGTACCGTGGCCACGCTGCGGGTGACTCTGGACGGTGCGCCCCGGCTGCTGGCGCTGAGCTGGATCCCCGAACTGCAGTGGTTCGTCGCAAGCTCCGTGGATCTGGGCACAGCCCAGGTCGTCGAGGTACGTCCGCTACTGCCAGCCATCGGCCTGTTTCTGGTGCTGTTCCTGCTGCTGATCGGTGGCGGCGCCTGGCTGGTCGAGAAACGCGTGCTCAAACCGCTGCGTCAGCTGCGCCGCAGCGCCCAAGCCTTGGCCGCAGGGCAGTACGACGCCCCGCTGCCCTTGCATCGCCAGGACGAAATAGGCGAGCTCAGCGCCGCCTTCGGCGCCATGGCGCAGCAAGTCCGCAGCCATACCAACGAACTGGAAAACCGCGTGCGCGAGCGTACACGCGACCTGGAGCAGGCCAATCTGGAAATGGCCGCGGCCCACAAGAAGATCGACGACTCGATCGACTATGCGAGCCTCATTCAGCGCTCGATCCTGCCGAACCGCCAGCTGGTCAGCGCCCTGGGCGATCGGCATGCGGTACTTTGGCGACCGCGGGACGTCGTAGGTGGCGATTTCTACGTCTATCGCGCCGACGAGCATGGCTGCCTGTTCGGCGTGGTCGACTGCGCAGGTCATGGCGTACCGGGCGCGTTGATGACCATGCTGGCCCACGCAGCGATTGACCAGGCCCTCGGCGCAACCGGCGTGGAAGACCCGGCCGCGGCGCTGTCGCGCACGGACTCGATCGTGCGTAGCATGCTTCGTGAAGAGCGGGATTCCCATGCTCTGGCGACCAACATGGATATCGGCCTCGCCTATGTCGATCTGCGCCAGCGCAAGGTGCATTATTCCGGGGCCAAGATCGCGCTTTACTACTGCGATGGCGAAGAGGTGCACGAGATCAAGGCAGCGCGGCGCGCCATCGGCGATAAACGGATTGGCGAATACCGCAACACCAGTGTCGAGCTGCAGCCGGGACGTACCTTCTACATGACCACCGATGGCTTCCTCGACCAAGCCGGCGGGGACGAAGGCTACGGTTTCGGCAACAGCCGCTTTGCCAGCATGATCCGCGAGCACGCCCGGCTTCCTCTGGCTGACCAGGGCGAAGCGTTCAGCCTCGCGTTAGCGCGCTACCAGGGTGAATTCCCGCAGCGCGATGACATCACGATGTTATGTTTCCGTTTCGATTGA
- the siaB gene encoding biofilm regulation protein kinase SiaB: protein MAPIDMFAMRECYNQQQIMLCFNGPISRSLIEEIGNALRNYMSEDQAHPSSAMDVFAVYIEMTQNIRHYTRIKNWSDQQAGATVVVSRDDQGRYVVSAGNLIETADGQLLLTAVAELARKDKAGLKALYKEQLRKPRDEHVATGAGLGLIDIARKSSEPLKASLQPVSDELSFISLSAVI, encoded by the coding sequence ATGGCCCCCATTGATATGTTCGCGATGCGCGAATGCTACAACCAGCAACAAATCATGCTGTGCTTCAACGGCCCAATCTCTCGCAGCCTGATCGAAGAAATCGGCAATGCGCTGCGCAACTACATGAGCGAGGATCAGGCGCATCCGTCCTCGGCCATGGATGTTTTCGCGGTGTACATCGAGATGACGCAGAACATCCGTCACTACACCCGCATAAAGAACTGGTCCGATCAGCAGGCCGGAGCCACGGTCGTAGTGTCCCGCGACGATCAGGGTCGGTATGTCGTCTCGGCCGGTAACCTGATCGAAACCGCGGACGGCCAGCTGCTGCTCACCGCCGTCGCCGAACTGGCCCGAAAGGACAAGGCCGGGCTGAAGGCCCTGTACAAGGAACAGCTACGCAAGCCTCGCGACGAACATGTGGCCACCGGCGCCGGACTCGGGCTGATCGATATCGCCCGTAAATCCAGCGAGCCGCTCAAGGCCTCGTTGCAGCCGGTCTCCGATGAGCTTTCCTTCATCAGCCTGAGCGCCGTCATCTGA